A single window of Ostrinia nubilalis chromosome 24, ilOstNubi1.1, whole genome shotgun sequence DNA harbors:
- the LOC135083953 gene encoding ubiquitin-like domain-containing CTD phosphatase 1 — protein MCDINDNPLKLTVKWNGKEYDIPEFSPSDSVAMLKIAIENATGVRPERQKLLNVKFQGKVATDNFTLSELNLKPNLKIMMMGSLEEAIQGARTKPDVGDEVVNDLDIEEEEVDVENQEIYLAKINKRVRDYKINVLNEPRPGKKLLVLDIDYTLFDHRSVAETGYELMRPFLHEFLTSAYEDYDIVIWSATGMKWIEEKMRLLGVSTHQDYKIMFYLDYLAMITVHSAKYGTIDVKPLGVIWGKYPQYSSKNTIMFDDIRRNFIMNPKSGLKIRPFRQAHLNRERDRELLHLSTYLRDIAQYCEDFDTLNHKKWEKYKPDKNAMQQAGSKRKAEDSSPSTPKQ, from the exons atgtgTGATATAAACGATAATCCGTTGAAATTGACTGTTAAGTGGAATGGGAAGGAGTACGATATACCGGAGTTTTCACCGTCCGATTCCGTGGCGATGCTAAAAATCGCCATCGAAAATGCGACTGGTGTTCGACCCGAAAGGCAAAAATTGCTCAATGTTAAGTTTCAGG gtaaagTGGCCACAGATAATTTCACATTATCAGAGTTGAATCTCAAACCGAACCTCAAAATTATGATGATGGGTTCGCTAGAAGAAGCGATACAAGGAGCCAGAACGAAACCGGATGTAGGGGACGAGGTGGTTAATGATTTGGACATTGAAGAGGAAGAAGTAGACGTGGAAAATCAAgaa ATATATTTagcgaaaataaataaaagggtGCGAGATTATAAAATTAACGTACTCAATGAACCTCGGCCAGGAAAGAAACTGTTGGTGCTAGACATAGATTATACGTTATTTGACCATAGGTCAGTAGCGGAAACTG GTTACGAATTAATGCGGCCGTTCCTCCACGAATTCCTGACGTCTGCATATGAGGACTATGACATAGTGATATGGTCAGCCACAGGGATGAAGTGGATCGAAGAGAAGATGAGGTTACTTGGTGTGTCAACACACCAGGACTACAAAATTATGTTCTATTTGGATTATTTGGCCATGATCACTGTACATTCGGCGAAGTATGGGACTATTGAT GTCAAACCACTAGGCGTGATCTGGGGCAAATACCCTCAGTACAGTTCGAAAAACACTATAATGTTCGACGACATCAGGCGTAACTTCATCATGAACCCAAAAAGCGGTCTCAAGATAAGACCCTTCAGGCAAGCCCATCTCAACAGGGAAAGGGACCGAGAGTTACTGCATTTGTCCACGTATTTGAGGGATATAGCGCAGTACTGCGAGGATTTTGACACTTTAAACCACAAGAAGTGGGAGAAATACAAGCCCGATAAGAATGCGATGCAACAG GCCGGCAGCAAGCGGAAAGCGGAAGACAGCTCGCCGTCCACACCGAAGCAATGA